CAGCCCTTCTCTTCCCGCCCTTCTCTTAAGGCCAGATAGCGATACTTCATTGCCCGGATGGAGGAAGAAAGGGAAAAGGCGCTTTCCGGGAGGGTGCTGGAGCTCGTCCTTCTCTGATGCGCTTGAGTAATTCAAGAAAGGGATTGCGGCCGGGGTTCTTTCCGGAGTGGTTTTTGGCTTCGGGACCGGTTCGGGGAGCGGAGGACCTCGCCTTACGAGAAGAGACGGAAATAGAGGTTTTACTCCCGCGGGTGCTGGAAGCGACTCCGGAGGGAAAAGCGCCCCCCTTCCCGGGCTTTCTCCCTCCGCCAGTCCTGGCCGGGGCGGCGGCCGTGCGGGAAGGTTTTGAGACCGGAGGACCTGGGGGAGGAAGGGGTCTTTTTCGCTCGGGTGACAGAGCCAGAGAGAGCCAGAGCCCCCCGCAGGGGCCGCCTCCGAGTTTGATCCTTCCCCTTTCCACCTTTTCCACCGTACAGTCACCTATGTTCTCTCCTGAGCGCAAACGCACGATGCGCCGGGAAGGTAGTTCCTCAAGATGGAGCAATGTTTTAGCCGGGGGTTTAAGTTCCAGCACGGCCCAGCACTCCCTGCCCAGGCAATAAGTTCCTCTGAGTATTAAATTTTTATTCAATCTGTCTGCGCTTATAGAAGAAGCTCCGGAATGAGTTTTCGTCTCCGAAGGCCTGAAGCTTCTTTCCGGAGAAAAGAGATTGCGCTCCACCAGCGGATCGTTTGCGTCGGAGGCTAAAAGCGGAAACCGGGCTGTAAAAAGACTTAAAAGTAGTATAATACACTCCAGCCTCAGGAAAAAAAGGAAACGACGGAAAAGGATGTCTCTGGACTTAACCGTATCCATCGTCACCTACAACGATCCGCCGGAAATAGTGGAAAAAGCCCTGCAGAGTCTTCTTTCTTCCGGACTCCGATTGAAAGTCTACCTGATCTGTAACGGCAATGCAAATAGTCTGCCCGAAATAGCCCGGGATTCGCGCATCATAATTCGTAAAAGTCCTTCCAATCAGGGATATGCCCGGGGCAACAACCTCGTGCTGCGCGAGGTCCTTAACAATTCCCCTCCTCCTTTTCACCTAGTCATGAATCCGGATGTTTATTTCGGCGAAGGAGTTCTGGAAGAACTGTTCGATTTCATGCGAGAAAACCGGGACATCGGTCTCGTGATGCCTCGGGTTTTATATCCGGACGGTCGCCTCCAGTACCTATGTAAGCTACTCCCTTCCCCCCTGGTGCTCTTTCTCCGGCGGTTTCCGGTGAATCGGAAGTTGCGGGAGTACTTCAATCGCTACTACGAACTTCGCTTTGCCGATTACAATCGAATCATGGAGGTTCCCTTTCTTTCCGGATGTTTCATGTTTTTGAGGACGCGAGCCCTAAAAAAGGTGGGCCTTTTCGACGAACGCTTTTTTCTGTACTTCGAGGATACGGATCTTTCCAGGCGGATATGGAGGGCCTTTCGAAATGTTTACTACCCTCTGGTGCACATTTATCACATACACCGCCGGGCCTCCTATCGGGATCCGGATATTCTAAAAGTTCATCTCCGTTCAGCGATACAATATTTTAATAAGTGGGGCTGGTTTATAGATCCGGAACGCTGGAGAATAAACCGGGAAGTAATAAAGAACCTGAAGACGGATTCGGGCAGCGGAGACTGATGTGGAGGTTATCCCGGGGGGGCGGCGAGGTTTTACCCTCATAGAACTGCTTGCAGCCTTGGTTCTCCTGGCCCTGATCGTGCAAACGCTTCAGAGGGCGCATTTTTACTTTTCCCGGGCCCTGAAGCGAGGGCCTTCCCTTTCGGCCATCCTTCAGGCGGAGGGATTGCGACGCGAATTGCACAACATCTATAAGGGCGCGGTCACTTTTCAGGGGCGCAGGGTGCAGCCCTTTTTTCTCTGGACCGGAGACAGACTGGTTTTTATCACCACCTGGGCCTCCGTTCCTCCGGTAGCGATATGTTACTTCCAACGCGGCCGGCGGTGGTTTTTTAACGAACATCCCCTGAAGGGTTCCCGGATCGAGGGCGACCCCTGTGAAGGCTCTCCGAAGGAACTGGCTCTGATCTCCCTGGAGGTGCGGTCCGCCGGGGACAGAGAACCCGTCTCCGAAATCACCCCCGGCGTCCACGGAAATTTCATTCTCCATGTGGAAGGAACCTCCCTTCGGCGTGAAATTGCTTTTAGTTTATGAAATACTATAATACCGTCCCCATGAAGGCGGTAATTCTGGCGGGAGGCCGGGGAACCCGACTGTTCCCCATTACCGTGGCGGTAAACAAACACCTTCTTCCCGTCTATAACAAACCCATGATTTACTATCCCCTATCCATCCTCATGTTGATGGGATTGCGGGACATTATCATCGTCCTCAACGGTGAGGATCTTCCCGCTTTCAAGAAGCTTCTGGGAAACGGGGAACACCTGGGGATCCGCTTGAAATATGTGGTTCAGGAAGCCCCTCTGGGCCTGGCCCACGCCCTGAAAAGCACGGCCTCCCTCCTTGAAGGACAGTCCGTATGTCTGGTCCTGGGCGACAACATTTTCTTCGGTCACGGATTGCCCGCTCTCCTGAAAAAAGCACGTCGTGAGGTGGAGGAAGGGGGAGGGGCCGCCATTTTCGTTTATCAGGTTCACGATCCCGAGCGTTACGGTGTAGCGGAGTTTGACGAAAAGGGACGCGTTCTGCGCCTTGAGGAAAAACCTCGCCGCCCTTCTTCAAACTGGGCGGTGGTCGGGTTGTATTTCTATGACTCGCAGGTGTGGGACTTTCTCAGGCTACTCAAGCCCTCCCCTCGCGGAGAATACGAAATCACCGGTATAAATCAGATTTATCTTGAAAAGGGACTTCTTAAGGCCTATCGCCTGGGGCGCGGCTTCACCTGGTTCGACGCCGGAACTCCCGAGAGCTTTCTGGAAGCCTCGGAATTCGTAGCCGTTTACGAAAAGCGGTCCGGAAAGATGCTGGCCTGTCCGGAGGAAATCGCTCTGGCTAACGGCTGGATATCTTCCGAAGAGATCCTATCTCGATGCAACATGTTCGGGGATGGTCTCTATTCTCAATATCTCAAGAGGTTGATTGAAGAGCATACAAGATGAAAACGAATGTGTTGGTAGTTGGGGCCGGCATTTCCGGCCTTACGGTGGCCCGGGTTTTAGCGGAGGCCGGCAAGCGCGTAGTGATTGTAGAAAAACGCTTCCACCTCGGTGGTAACTGTTACGACGAATACGATAAGTACGGCATTTTAATCCATCGTTACGGTCCCCACATTTTTCATACCCGTTACAAGGAGGTCTGGGACTTCCTTTCCCGTTTTACGCGCTGGCGTTATTATCAGCACCGGGTCCTAGCCCGGGTAGAAGGAAGATTTGTGCCCTTTCCTATTTCTCCTCTCACTCTGGAGGCACTTTACGGAAAAAGATTTTCCGTAGAAGAGTTTCGGGCCCATCTTGAAGAGGTCAAAGTTCCTCTAACACGGCCTCCGCAAAACTCTAAAGAAGTTATTATTTCTCAGGTGGGGGAGGACCTGTATCGGACTTTTTTTGAAAATTACACTAAAAAGCAGTGGGGACGGTCTCCTGAAGAACTTCTCCCGGAGGTATGCGCCCGTATCCCTGTTCGTTTTTCGCGTGATACACGCTATTTTGACGATCCATGGCAGGGAATCCCCCTGGAGGGATATACCAGAATGTTCGAAAGGATGGTGACTCACCCGAACATCGCTCTCGTTCTCGGAGTGGATTATCTTCGCCATCGCGAAGATTTTAAAGCCGAGACTATAATTTATACCGGACCTCTTGATGCTTTCTTTGACTATTGTTTTGGCCCCCTACCCTATCGCCGTCTCGAATTCGTTTTCGAAACGCATTTCCGAGAAAGCTTCCAGCCGGCCGCGGTAGTGAACTATCCCAACGACTACGATTTCACACGTATTACCGAATACAAAAAGCTCACCGGCCAAAAACATCCCTTCACCACCATTTCGTATGAATATCCCGGAGAAACCGGGGTGGATTGCTACCCGATCCCGGCTCCCGATTACTCCGAGTTGAGGCAAAAGTACCTGGATCTGGCGCGCCGGGAAAAGAATGTTCACTTCCTGGGACGGCTGGGCACCTACCGGTACCTCAATATGGATCAGGCGGTACTGGAAGCTCTAGAACTCGCTCGAAACATTCTCGGGAATCATGTCTAAGGTCGCGGCCCTGGTCGTTACCTACAACCGGTTACCTCTTTTGCGGGAAACGATAGAGGCCCTCAAGAATCAAACTTATCCCCCTGAAGAAATTTTGATCGTGGACAATTTTTCCGGAGATGGTACTCGGGAATGGCTAACGGGGGAAGCCAAACGCTATGGTTTGAAAACCCTGTTTCTTCCCGAAAATACCGGCGGAGCCGGAGGATTTTTTCATGGCCTGAAGTGGTTAAGCTTAAACTGGCAGGGAGACTTTATCTGGTTGCTTGACGATGACGCCTGTCCGGAGGCGGAGGCTCTGCATAAACTCCTTGGAGCAGCCCGGCAATTGCCGAAAGCACTGGGTTTTTTCCCGGGAGTTTACACCCGACAGGGCCAAATAGAAGGGTATTCCTGGCCCAAGAAACATTATCGTCCCGGCGATTTTCCCCCACACCCGGGCTACTCCCTGAAGGAGACAGGAGAGGAGCCGCTGGGACCGGTAGCCGTGGGAACCTTCGTGGGGCTGCTTCTCAAATTTTCAGCCTTTAAAAATATAGGTTTCCCCAGGGCGGATTTCTTTATTTGTTTCGATGATATCGAGTATACCTGGCGCCTGTCCCGCCATGGTGAGCTCTACTTTGTCCCTTCGGCCAGAATCCACCATCATTATTTTCGGCCGGTCCTGAGAGGCCCCAAAGTCTACTACTTTTTCAGAAACTGGACCTATTTGTCCGTCCACATAGGAGCCAGAAGCCGTACTAGAGCTTTTATCTTTTGGTGGCTATATCTCCTGCGACACAGGAACTTCTCGGTGAAGGAATGGAAATTGGGTCTTAAAGGAATAAGAGACGGAATTTCAGGACGTCTGGGCAAACGCTTATAAAGCGAGATTTTCGGAGATGACTCCAAAATCAAAAATTTTGATCATCATTGTGACCTGGAACAAAAAAGATTATGTCCTGAACCTTTTACGCTCCCTACGTCAACAAACCTATCCCCAGGAGCTTCTGGACATACTGGTGGTGGACAACGCTTCTACCGATGGAACGGTACAGGCCATCAAAAGTGCTTTTCCCGAAGTAAAACTTATCGAAAACACTGAAAATTTGGGAGGAACCGGGGGATTCAATACCGGCCTTCGCTACGCCTTCTCTTTGCCTGAAGATCGGTACGACTATTTATGGTTGCTTGACAATGATGTTCTTGTTCATCGAGAGGCCCTCGCGCATTTGGTGGAGGCCCTGGAAACCCACCGGGATCTCGGAGCATGTGGTTCCGTAATGCTTCAGCTGGATTACCCCTGGCGCATAAACGAAATAGGAGCCTTCTTTGATTTTACTACCGGGCGGCTGGTGTTGAATTACCATCTAACGGAAATCCCCCTCTGGCGCGGACGGACCGCGGAAAGTCTTTTATCCGAGCCTCCGGATCTGAGCCGATATATCCCGGGCCTTCCTCAGATAATAGAGGTGGATTATGTGGCCGCGGCTTCGCTACTAGTAAGGAATACCGTGGCGCGTAAGGCCGGGTTATGGAAAGACTTTTTCATTCATTTTGACGATGTGGAATGGTGCCTCCGAATCGCTCGCCTCGGATACGGGGTGGCGGTCTGCACGCGTTCCCTCATCTGGCATCTTTCCGGCATAGCCAAAGTCCCTACCTGGGTACTTTACTACGACAATCGGAATGTACTCGAGGTGGTGCGGGAACACGGAGACCACGCGCATCTTCGGTGCGTTTTCAGAAGGATCGCACGCAAACCCCTTTATTACGCCCTTATAGGGAAACCGGAACTGGGCGATCTGATAGCGGAGGCCCTGAGAGACTTCCGGAAAGGCCGCTGGGGACGCAGGGGAATATCGCTTCCCCGGTCCTATCGGGATCCTTCCAGAGTGGAAGAGGTCTTCCGGCGTCAGGAGATCCGTCGGGTTCTGATATCGCCCACGGTGAATCTCTCGGCCACGGGCCTTCAGCGACCGCTCGCCCGCGTCCTTCGCGAACGGGGAGACCTTTCGGTGGAAGTATTAATCCCCCGCGGCGATCCTCCCTGGTTCCAGCTCCCCCGCCAAAGGTTTGTTCCCTACCCCGCTCGACGCGCGGCGCGCCTTTTATGGGTCCTGAAACGTCTTAAACATTATGATCTTTTCGTGCAATCCGACTACGCCCCTCTCATGCTTCTTCCCTTCACCGCCCGCTACACCCTCTGCGTGAACGAGTACGGTTTCAGCCTGCGACCGAGCCCATCCCTTTGCGATCTCTTTCGCCATCTCCCTTTAGCCCTGCGAAGCCTCGTGCCCTGATCGGCTGCGGCTATTCGCACGGCCCCTCGTGAGCCACGAACATAGAGGTAGGGCAAAATGTCCACTATAGAAAGAGATTGATAGCGTCGGATAGATTGAAACCGCCCTTTTTCAGAACTTTTTAAGCGGTTTCTTTAGCATGTTTGTTTAGATAAATCTTACGCCCCCCTTCCTCTCAGGGAAGAGGGGCATTCTCAAGACAATAACTTAATACCCCGGTTTTACCGTATATGAAGCACATAACTGGTGAGTACAAACCGCCTTTCATCTCCCGTGGCGTATCCCACATAAACGGTTATATCACCTCTGAATCCGTAAAGAGGTAGACGATTAAAATCAAAAGATCTCCCACCCACTTTGACTTCACTCAGTATTTCAGAAAGATCCAAGCTTTCTCCCAGCTCCATCCCTCCCAGATTCAGATCTTCAATTTCACCTCCATAATAAGGCACCAATTCGTAACTACAGAAGAACAATTGACAATGTTTAACCACAAAGAAATACTGACCGTTTACTTCCGCCAGCCAGTAAACCGCATCTACATGTCTTCCCCTATCTTCTTCCGGCACCGTCATGGGGTGGACCAGATCCACCTCTCCGGAATAAGTAAGATCGCCAACCGGACCGTGAAAATCATTCAGACTCTGTCCCTCAAAGGCTTCCGCGCAATAACCGCCCCTTAAGTTATTCCAGTAGTATCCCTGAGCCTCACATTCGGCCTCGTTGTCAGGAAGCTCTGCTCCGGTGGAGGGATTGAAATGGCAACCCCCATCATACCACCAGAACCCCAGGGCTTCGCATTCTTCCTGATTGCATCCGGAAACATCGAAGATGTTACAAACGGTCCCGTTTTGCGGGGCGGAATGACAGGTTCCGTTATACCAATACCCTCCCGCGGCATCGCAATCGCTCTGCGTGATGCAGGCTTCTAAATTAGTGGAGTTACATTCCGCCTGGCTCGTAGGCAATGCCTCTATTAATAAATCGACCGTATATGAAGTCTGAGCTCCGCTATCATCAAATGCTATGCATCTGGCTACATAAGAGCCCGGTTCCCTATAAGTGTGAGTGAAAACCCCGCCCGAATTCTCGTCAAAATTCCCGTCTCCGTAGTCGATACGGTATTCCGCAATGTAGCCGTCGGGATCCGTGGCCTCACAGCGGAAGTTCACCTCGAGGGGAGCCTCACCACTTGTGGGATCAGCGGTGAAATCCACAATCTCCGGCGGCTGATTGATTTGAGATTGTCCTTCTTCGTAGAGACGCTGTATCTCTTCTGAAGACAAAGCATAGTTATAAATTCTTACCTCATCTAAGTATCCATTAAAATTTGCGTTATTATGCCTATCTATTCCGATACGAATATCCGGTCCTCTGCGATTCCAGCCCTCAGCATCGGAATAATCTAAAAATCGTTGATTATCCGGATACGAATACTCAGACACAAGACGAGCATTTTCATAAAGTTTCAATGTCTGACCATCAAAAGTGCCACAAACAAAAGTCCATCGTCCTATAACTGTGCTATTGTTAGAACATATGTGTTTCTCCGGATCATATTCATCACCCGGATGTCCAGGATGAACACCAAAAGTAAAACCCTTAGAATAAATATGGGAATCTCCACACCAACCAGAAGTATTTTTCCAGGAAATATGGAAGGTTTCAGAATCTTTCCAGGCATCAATTATAGGTTCACGTGCATAATTAGTGTCTTCTTTTTTTATCCAAGCACATACTGACACATAAGAATATCCCTGGAAGAAATCTGGCAAATCTATATAATTGCCGTCACTGAAACGAAAGGCATATCCTTTAACTCCGGGAACACATTCTAAAGTACCATACACTACACCATCATATCCGTTACCACTATCATCGTGAGCATCACAGTTATCAAAGCTATAGTAAGCCAGTAACCTCGGTGGCGAGATCTGATGTGTGCTAACAGATACAGAAAGCGTATTCGAGTCTTCTAAATTATCGTTATCTACCGCGGTGCAGGTTGCGGTATAATTGCCGGCCTGCTGATAGGTATGCGTAAAACTACCAGTTTGATTTCTGTCGAAGGATCCGTCTCCGTAATCGATCCGGTATTCTGCGATGTAACCGTCTGGATCGGAGGCGGTGCAGGAAAAGTTCACCGTAAGCGGAGCCTCTCCGTTTAAAGGATTGGCAGTAAAACTGATAACCGCCGGAGGCTGGTTAATCTGTATAACTTCCGGCTGTGACTGTTTTTCCACATAGATGTAATCTATTTTGGTATAAAAGTCGTTTCGACCATCACAACATGTATTCCCGGATTTTATTAAAATTTTAGAAATTTGAAAGCTCCCGTTTACACTTTCGCTATAGAGCAATTGATCATCATGATAAAACTCTACGGATCCATTGTTAATTCTCCATCTAATCACTCCTCTTCCATATGACACATTAAAAGGCACCTGGTGAGGCACGCCTAAAATATAAACCCAATTAGAAGAATATGGCCCCCAGGCATCGTATCCCCATTTCCATCCTAAAACCTCTTCACCATTAGAATTTAGAAAAGATATTCGGGTAAAACCACAGCTGGCAATTTGAGCATCCCAATCATAACCGACTTCGATTACCGAGGGTTGGACAGGAGTAGAAAAATTGTAATTCCATTCTGCGCGTGAATATCTAGAATGAGAATGAATGACAAAATAATCACCATCCAGAAAACCCTCGGAATATCTTGTAAATCCGGTACAGGCCGGATCAACATCTGTACTGGAAACATCGGAGAAAATCCAGTCATTAATAATTGAAGGATCGGAAGCCGAAAAATCCCAATAGCTAATAACAGTACTGTTAGACAAAATTTCCCGATAAATGGCTCTTATTTCCTCCTGAGTTAAAGCACGATTATAAAAAATAATTTCATCTACCGTTGCATTCTTTAAAAAGCGATTGTGCCAAAAATCCATTCCTATATTAAGATTAGAAGCAGTACTATTACCATACCAGGGAATCGTATATCCATTAATACGGCCTGTTTGTTGCGCAACAAGTTGACCATTCAGATAAGCAAGACGCTCTCCACTGTCCGTATTGCCATTCCTATAAACAATAGCCAGCATTAACCAGCGGTTTAAAAGAGCGGAACTTAATTCGATTTCCGGATAGCCTATCCTGAGAAATGGAGAAGATGAGTTTCCTATCCAGATGGCACTACTAAAGTTAGTTTTTGAGGACAAAATCGTCCATATTTGATCGGAAGGTGGCAGAGCATCTATTTTCACAAAAACAATAATTGTGCCCTCGACAACAGGGAAAAAAGCATCGGCACCAATCCAGTCATCTCCATCAAAATAAAAAGCATTTCCTTTGATGCCTTCCACACATTGAGGAGAGCCATGAATATCAAAACTTGCCACATGATTACTCTCATCTCTAACAGTACAATTATCAAAGGTAATATGTAATACCAATCCATTATTAGGAATGGCAAAAGCAATTTTTTGAGCAACTATTAAAAATAGAAGCAGGGTTAAAAA
The nucleotide sequence above comes from Thermosulfurimonas sp. F29. Encoded proteins:
- a CDS encoding glycosyltransferase family 2 protein, with the translated sequence MSLDLTVSIVTYNDPPEIVEKALQSLLSSGLRLKVYLICNGNANSLPEIARDSRIIIRKSPSNQGYARGNNLVLREVLNNSPPPFHLVMNPDVYFGEGVLEELFDFMRENRDIGLVMPRVLYPDGRLQYLCKLLPSPLVLFLRRFPVNRKLREYFNRYYELRFADYNRIMEVPFLSGCFMFLRTRALKKVGLFDERFFLYFEDTDLSRRIWRAFRNVYYPLVHIYHIHRRASYRDPDILKVHLRSAIQYFNKWGWFIDPERWRINREVIKNLKTDSGSGD
- a CDS encoding prepilin-type N-terminal cleavage/methylation domain-containing protein translates to MEVIPGGRRGFTLIELLAALVLLALIVQTLQRAHFYFSRALKRGPSLSAILQAEGLRRELHNIYKGAVTFQGRRVQPFFLWTGDRLVFITTWASVPPVAICYFQRGRRWFFNEHPLKGSRIEGDPCEGSPKELALISLEVRSAGDREPVSEITPGVHGNFILHVEGTSLRREIAFSL
- the rfbA gene encoding glucose-1-phosphate thymidylyltransferase RfbA; its protein translation is MKAVILAGGRGTRLFPITVAVNKHLLPVYNKPMIYYPLSILMLMGLRDIIIVLNGEDLPAFKKLLGNGEHLGIRLKYVVQEAPLGLAHALKSTASLLEGQSVCLVLGDNIFFGHGLPALLKKARREVEEGGGAAIFVYQVHDPERYGVAEFDEKGRVLRLEEKPRRPSSNWAVVGLYFYDSQVWDFLRLLKPSPRGEYEITGINQIYLEKGLLKAYRLGRGFTWFDAGTPESFLEASEFVAVYEKRSGKMLACPEEIALANGWISSEEILSRCNMFGDGLYSQYLKRLIEEHTR
- the glf gene encoding UDP-galactopyranose mutase codes for the protein MKTNVLVVGAGISGLTVARVLAEAGKRVVIVEKRFHLGGNCYDEYDKYGILIHRYGPHIFHTRYKEVWDFLSRFTRWRYYQHRVLARVEGRFVPFPISPLTLEALYGKRFSVEEFRAHLEEVKVPLTRPPQNSKEVIISQVGEDLYRTFFENYTKKQWGRSPEELLPEVCARIPVRFSRDTRYFDDPWQGIPLEGYTRMFERMVTHPNIALVLGVDYLRHREDFKAETIIYTGPLDAFFDYCFGPLPYRRLEFVFETHFRESFQPAAVVNYPNDYDFTRITEYKKLTGQKHPFTTISYEYPGETGVDCYPIPAPDYSELRQKYLDLARREKNVHFLGRLGTYRYLNMDQAVLEALELARNILGNHV
- a CDS encoding glycosyltransferase → MSKVAALVVTYNRLPLLRETIEALKNQTYPPEEILIVDNFSGDGTREWLTGEAKRYGLKTLFLPENTGGAGGFFHGLKWLSLNWQGDFIWLLDDDACPEAEALHKLLGAARQLPKALGFFPGVYTRQGQIEGYSWPKKHYRPGDFPPHPGYSLKETGEEPLGPVAVGTFVGLLLKFSAFKNIGFPRADFFICFDDIEYTWRLSRHGELYFVPSARIHHHYFRPVLRGPKVYYFFRNWTYLSVHIGARSRTRAFIFWWLYLLRHRNFSVKEWKLGLKGIRDGISGRLGKRL
- a CDS encoding glycosyltransferase family 2 protein; this encodes MIIIVTWNKKDYVLNLLRSLRQQTYPQELLDILVVDNASTDGTVQAIKSAFPEVKLIENTENLGGTGGFNTGLRYAFSLPEDRYDYLWLLDNDVLVHREALAHLVEALETHRDLGACGSVMLQLDYPWRINEIGAFFDFTTGRLVLNYHLTEIPLWRGRTAESLLSEPPDLSRYIPGLPQIIEVDYVAAASLLVRNTVARKAGLWKDFFIHFDDVEWCLRIARLGYGVAVCTRSLIWHLSGIAKVPTWVLYYDNRNVLEVVREHGDHAHLRCVFRRIARKPLYYALIGKPELGDLIAEALRDFRKGRWGRRGISLPRSYRDPSRVEEVFRRQEIRRVLISPTVNLSATGLQRPLARVLRERGDLSVEVLIPRGDPPWFQLPRQRFVPYPARRAARLLWVLKRLKHYDLFVQSDYAPLMLLPFTARYTLCVNEYGFSLRPSPSLCDLFRHLPLALRSLVP
- a CDS encoding LamG-like jellyroll fold domain-containing protein, with the protein product MGRKVLFLTLLLFLIVAQKIAFAIPNNGLVLHITFDNCTVRDESNHVASFDIHGSPQCVEGIKGNAFYFDGDDWIGADAFFPVVEGTIIVFVKIDALPPSDQIWTILSSKTNFSSAIWIGNSSSPFLRIGYPEIELSSALLNRWLMLAIVYRNGNTDSGERLAYLNGQLVAQQTGRINGYTIPWYGNSTASNLNIGMDFWHNRFLKNATVDEIIFYNRALTQEEIRAIYREILSNSTVISYWDFSASDPSIINDWIFSDVSSTDVDPACTGFTRYSEGFLDGDYFVIHSHSRYSRAEWNYNFSTPVQPSVIEVGYDWDAQIASCGFTRISFLNSNGEEVLGWKWGYDAWGPYSSNWVYILGVPHQVPFNVSYGRGVIRWRINNGSVEFYHDDQLLYSESVNGSFQISKILIKSGNTCCDGRNDFYTKIDYIYVEKQSQPEVIQINQPPAVISFTANPLNGEAPLTVNFSCTASDPDGYIAEYRIDYGDGSFDRNQTGSFTHTYQQAGNYTATCTAVDNDNLEDSNTLSVSVSTHQISPPRLLAYYSFDNCDAHDDSGNGYDGVVYGTLECVPGVKGYAFRFSDGNYIDLPDFFQGYSYVSVCAWIKKEDTNYAREPIIDAWKDSETFHISWKNTSGWCGDSHIYSKGFTFGVHPGHPGDEYDPEKHICSNNSTVIGRWTFVCGTFDGQTLKLYENARLVSEYSYPDNQRFLDYSDAEGWNRRGPDIRIGIDRHNNANFNGYLDEVRIYNYALSSEEIQRLYEEGQSQINQPPEIVDFTADPTSGEAPLEVNFRCEATDPDGYIAEYRIDYGDGNFDENSGGVFTHTYREPGSYVARCIAFDDSGAQTSYTVDLLIEALPTSQAECNSTNLEACITQSDCDAAGGYWYNGTCHSAPQNGTVCNIFDVSGCNQEECEALGFWWYDGGCHFNPSTGAELPDNEAECEAQGYYWNNLRGGYCAEAFEGQSLNDFHGPVGDLTYSGEVDLVHPMTVPEEDRGRHVDAVYWLAEVNGQYFFVVKHCQLFFCSYELVPYYGGEIEDLNLGGMELGESLDLSEILSEVKVGGRSFDFNRLPLYGFRGDITVYVGYATGDERRFVLTSYVLHIR